The Felis catus isolate Fca126 chromosome B2, F.catus_Fca126_mat1.0, whole genome shotgun sequence region cacatatgtgtTTGCGTATgagttagcatttatttatttatttgtttgtttatttatttatttatttcctgacTCTACTGTGACAGACAAGAAGCAATTCCTAATCAACAATGAACACACctagtgcccagatcttggtttctaaatatttttccctaataaacagaaacagagtagcatggagaaatggctgattccagggccTGCGCagagaatatacaaaataagcatggagttggggcgcctgggtggctcagtcggttaagcggccgacttcggctcaggtcatgatctctcagttcgtgagttcgagccccgcgtcgggctctgtgctgacagctcagagcttggagcctgtttcagattctgtgtctccctctctctgaacctccctcgttcatgctctgtctctctctgtctcaaaaataaacgttaaaaaaaattcaaaataatcatggAGCATTTTGTGATGACAGGAtgtaagaaaatactttaaaagaggccgctggttagctcagtcagtagaatatgcaactcttgacctcagggtcatgagtttgagccccacgttgggcgtagagcctacttaaaaaaaaaaaaagaatatttgcataGTCTCAAAACATCTCCCCCAAAATATTTAGtgattacaaagggaaaaatagtaaatttACAGTGGGGATCCTGTCAGGCACCACCTTAACAGAGTGTTCAatgttaacatcaccagtaataagTCACATTGATATTATGATCTCCCTGATACAAGGCACCGAGAAGGGCACAGCATCTTTGTGGTATACCTCCCAATAATTCATAACACCAATTTAATCATAAGAtatcaaataaatgataataaatcaGACAAACTGAGGCGTCTGGGttagtcagtcaagcatccaactttagtttaggtcatgatctcatggttctgggtttgagccctgcattgggttgtctgctctcagcacagagcccacttacgatcctctgtaccccctcactctgcccctcccccacttgtgctctcttttcctcaaaaataaataaacattaaaaaaaaatcagacaaaccaGAATCGTGGGGCATTCTATAAAATGTGCGACCATTGCTCtgcatgaaaaacaaagagagaaactaTCACAGATTGTAGGAAGGAGCCTAAGGAAAGGTGATGAGTGAGTACCATGTGGAATCCTGGATGCAggtcagagaaggaaggaatatgAGCATTCTCATTCCAGGCCTGAAGGAACCTTTGGAGGTGAGCTAATTTCATCTAGTAATTGAGGCAATCTTGATAGCATGAGGGCACTGAAGCAGTAGGAACCAGGATCCCAGCATCTGTGGGCTGCAGACAAGCCAATGAAAAGGATCTGTGTGATGACTAAGAGAAGAGAGTGGTTTTAAGACAGTGAGATCAGGTGTTTACATCCCCCTCATCAATGTCACTCCTTTCTGTTAAGGACCAAGGTGCTCTACACCCTCTGACGTCTAGTTCTTCTCGTACCATGCACTATCCCCCCAAGAGAGGCCTAGCTTATACCTTCCTTGTCCACCTCGACCTTACCACTCCCACCTGTGGAAGGGAAATCCTCGCCTCTCTCTGAGGGCTGAGACATTGTGTGGAGAACAGCTTTCATCCAGGGCTCTACATCAGAAAGTGATGCCACCCATGCTGATAAGCTTGATATCATTACTGTTGAactctgggctctgggccagAGCCAAGAGCCCCTTTTGCACCAGCGacatctctcttcttccctgccaCTTCAGAATATCAGAGCTTGACAGAGAGTAATGGAGCAGGCTGCTCCTCCCTGCAAGAAGACAGAGGAGTACTGGATTCCCTTGGCAGCAGCACATTTAAATTCCACAGCCACTGTGGGcttaaggagaaggaaagagagagagagagtagaaggaaggagggaggaaaaaatgcTTCCAGCCCTTGTGGTTTCTCTCGAgatgaaaagaagaaactgcTCTGCCACATCCCTTCTCCTGCTACTCCTGCTTCTACTTGGGGGTTCAGAATTGGGTGAGTGAATTAACTTTGAAGAAGATGCAAAGGCTCCTCAGGGCCTGCAGAAACAGGGGTTGGGATCCGTGGAGAAAAAAGATCCTGGGACTCAGGCAGGGCCAGTCGTGAGCAAAGCTATGGAATAAGTAAATGAACCTTGGGAAGTTCTGGACCCTGCTATCTGCCCCCAACCTCCTGTCACAGGTAAGCAGGGCTCCCAGGGACTTGTTAATTCTCTTTCTCACATCCTCTTTCAAGGAAATGGTCTACTTTTGATTACTTACACTTTATTTAAGTTTCTCTATTTCAATTCTCCTTAGAAATAAAGGATTTGAGCCTTATTAGAGGAATTTGGGGAATCACCAGCAGATAGGGAGGAATTCTTTTGGACAGAAAGACCCAAAACTCCAACAGTAATGCCATGTAGGCTGCATTTATTCATAAGAATAAATACTCCCAGTTCTGATTCCCTGcaggtgggggcagtgggaggtGCAGATGCTTCATGTCTTCCTTCTACTTATACCCAGCTCAGTGCAGCTGTCAACCTCAATCAGCTCACACATCCCTCATGATTCATGCAACCCAAGCAACCTTGAATCTTACCTGCCTCCAATCTTTCCACTTCAGCATCAGAACAGAACCAGGAACTGATTTAGAAATCACACACCAAGCCATGACCTGAATTTAATCTCTAGTATGAATCACAGGTCCGGCCTCATTTGTTTATCAGAGCCCCAGACAGAACTGAATGAGAGGCAACACATACAAACACAGAGTAAGAATACCTAATTTGCTGAACTACTATCCCCGGGGGCAGGAGTGCAAGGGAAGAGTGACCTTAAGGAAGAATCGGGTTTACTATTCCACAGAAAGAGACCAGAACtgcaaaaagtaaaatcaaaggCTGGTGAGCAGACCTTGTAAGGTTATGACTTAGCTCTGGATACTCCATATTATAAAACAAGAGGAAGCCTTGTGGAATATGTTTTATCAGAATTaaatccagggcgcctgggtggcgcagtcggttgggcgtccgacttcagccaggtcacgatctcgtggtcgtgagttcgagccccgcgtcgggttttgggctgattgctcagagcctggagcctgtttccgattctgtgtctccctctctcgctgcccctcccccgttcatgctctgtctctctctgtcccaaaaataaataaacgttgaaaaaaaaattaaaaaaaaaaaagaattaaatccaaAATACCAAATGATCCTTAACACGAATAAGTCCAACCACATTATATGGGGAGACCAGTTATATAAATGGGAGGATaactattaaaaacattaagCTGAGCAGATGATGACAGGCCATCAAAGATCCACTTAAAAGAGATTCGTTTTTAGTAGGAACAAGCCAAAATGTTTCTACTAAGGACCCAGTGGGTAGCCCTGATGACtcacagacaaaagaaaaatataccagTGATAACCTGAGGACCATTGAGGACTACACTACTGAACACGTGGTGACCCCTGAGGACTACACCTCTGTAGATGCAAGGGCCACCCAGGACTCTACCACTATAGATCTGGGGATCACCAAGGACCCTACCACTGTAGACCCAGGGAACACCTAGGACTCTACCATTAGACCTGGGGACCACTGAGGACTATACCATTGTAGATCCGAAGACCACCAAGGGCTATACCACTGTAGATCTGAGGGCCACCCAGGACTCGACCAGTGTAGATTCAGAGACCACCGAGGACTCTACCATTAGACCTAGGGACCACTGATTACTATACCACTGTAGATCCAGGGACCACTGAGAACTATGGCACTGTAGATCCAGAGACCACAGAGAACTACACCACTACAGGTCCAGGGACCACTGACTGCAGACCAAGGACCACCAAGGACTATAGCACTGTAGATCTGGGGACCACAGATGACTATTTCACTGAAGACCTGAGGGTCACCAAGTGCTATTTCACTACAGACCTGGGGTCCACCAAGGAGTACTTCACTGCAGACCCAGGGACCACAGAGGAGTATATCACTGATGACCTGGCGACCAGTGAGGATCATGTCATTGAGGGCCCGGGCATCACCGAAGACTACACCACTAAACACCTGGATATACTTGAGGACTACATTTCTTCAGGCCTGGGAGCAGCAAGCTCTACACCACTAAACATCCAGACACTCGTCCTGAGGGAACAGATTTAGTAACCTCAGTGAACCCCACTAGATTGCTGACACCTATCAGAATCATCCTTATTTCCCTGGCTGCCACCACAGTGGCAGTTGCATTCTTTGTTGGACTCAACTTCTTTGTGGTGACTATCCACCCAGGAATGTGAAAGACATGGGAATGAGAGTATTGAGGAGGAGGATGTGGGCATGAGTTGAGGGATGATAAATTGTCAGAGGTGAGGAAACCTACATAGAGCTttggaaagacacagagagagacagagatggagagaaaggagaggagcaggtaacataaaaaataaggacagaactaagggagagaggaagttgttagagacagagggagaaggagagaaagagagaaggagaaaagagtatggaggaaaataaagcagacagaaggaagaacataaaaatacaaatacagtaaGGTATGGTGAGAGCTAGAGCAAGGTATAAACCATTAAGTAAAGATAGatgtaaaaatttggaaattttcataaaaagacaagaaattggtggtaagaggagagaaggaaatagagaCACTCTGAATGGCCCACTCATCTCAAAAATGATATTATTTTGTGTTGATTGCTACCCACTCTGAAATTCtgcaaaagattttttaaaaccaggTTTGGGTAGGTTTTATGAACATGGGCTACAAAATATCAGAGAGACAATTGGTAAGAGCTCTCAAAATGGggtctctatgtatttttatgcCTCTGCCATTGCTTCTACAGGGAAGATAAGAAGACTCCACACCGGCCTTGTGGTTTGCTCTTACTGACTTTTGGTTAAAACCTAAGCCTTCAATGTTTGACTTCCACTGAATGGGAAAAGGCTGGTCCTTTTTGGCCATACTGACCTAAGGATTAAGTTCCTGTTGAAATCTTTAACAAGTGGTGGCTTACATGCCAGCTCATGCAGGTCATTAAAGCCCCATTAATTCATTGATGCCACTGTGCATTGACCCCAAGAGGCAAACCCACAGCTTGGGATCAGTTTGGAAGTgtgatttaagtaaaaaataatgcattattcAGTTGAGGTGTTCATGTTTAATTCCACCAAAAACACTATGAAATTTGAACGTTCTGATGGATGGCTGGCAAGAGGAAAAGGGGAATAATAGCCTCCATATGTACTTGACACACACATGAGTCACATTCAGTATTCACCAGTAGAAGGAGGCCCTCCTTGGCTTCACTGTTACACAAACAAGTGGATTTTTAATTATGTCGATCAGGATGAAAAGCCAGACACTCTTGCTCCAGGTTGGTGGATACTCTCCTCCCTCCAAACCAGACCTCTAAGTGCTGATACAGAGTAATCACTAACAATGGCACCTTCTTAACCTCTTGTAGAGACTAAAAATGAGATGGCTAAAAAGGCTCAGAGTACAGAGAGTAAGAGGAAATTCTGTGTTCCCAAACTTgctaaaattttaactttaaaaatttttaaaatatttttatttttgagacagagacagagcatgagcaggggaggggcagagagagagagagacacagaatccaaagcaggctccaggctctgagctatcaccacagagcccgacatggggctagaactcacagaccgtgagatcatgacctgagccgaagtctgacatttaactgactgagccaccaggcgcccctaaaattttaacttttaaacatttaaccaaaaatgtttatggggcggctgggtggctcagttggttaagcatcggacttcagctcaggtcatgatctcacagtccatgagttctagccctgggttgggccctgtgctgacagctctcttcccctcccccactcatcctctgtctctcaaaaaatgaataaacattaaaaaaatatttttaatgtttaaaagataagaattatCTATATTTTCATCTCTCCCCCTAATTCTATTTatcaaaacagttttattttccctacatgacttcaatatttttggaaattatgTATCTCTAGGGGTAAGTGTCAAGATCTAAAGAAAATGGTGATACAGGAAGGAGTCATAGAGCTGAGACGAGGAGATGGATTGATCTTGATAATTCACACATCAGTTAAGAAAGAAACTGTCTTAAAACCAAACCACTTCCTTCTCCTCTATAAAAATTGATTCCTGGAGTCATTAAATCCATCCACCAGGGGTATTTATTTTCCCCATGCCATGGATTGGAGTGCACCACGAAAAGGATAACAGCAATAACTATAATGGGTTCTAGAGCAAATAAATTTAGACCCTGATCAGTCTCTGCAGGACCATGAAGTGGATCCTCAGACTTCTACTTTTCTACCCCATTCCAAAGCCCTGGGACCACCAGATGAGGAAGGCAGCTGGCCCTGGGAATAAGCACATCAGGGGCACCCAGAAGGATGCCTGTCTGCTCTGAGTATCCCCTAATTCTGACTGGCCATAGTTGCTTCCTCAGGAAAATTGCCTTTCCCTATCTACCAGGTTTAGTCATGAAAGCTAtttgaaggagacagacaaaACTCAGCTAGAAAAGATATTCATTAATTCTGATCAAAGGAATAAAGCAAATGTTCATCTATTTATGTCCAGGTCTcatatttaaatttaacaaaatggtGAAGTACCAGGCAGAGGCCAATCTATGCCTTTCTGTCTGTCCAATTTGAATCTGTGTACCTGAAGGATACAGCTTTCTGGTCTCTCAAGAGCACTACACTCAAGTCCTGTGCACACCCAGGCCCAAGGATTATGTTTACAGGATGTAGCTAACTGGTCACTCAGCAAGTATCAAGTGAGCACCTACTGTAGGGATGGGCCACCATAGCAAATAACTGAGTTTCATTTCAGTCATGGTGCGAAATGAGCGACAAAGTCCTGATCTGACCTCTCACAGGAGAATAGCTGTTCCTTTATGGGTCACACAGAGAGAAATTCATGGAAAAGCCTACAAATGATATGTAAGATGTCTAAGACCACAAACAAGGCCAAAGTATCAAACATAACAGCTCCATGAGGAGTTTAGGAtaaaaagccaagagaaaaatatttgaagatagcTGATTGTTGGTTGTCCACCCAGCCACTATTATCAGCATCACCACCACCGTTTAATAATGGAATTGTGGTATGGAgttccttggtggctcagtcggttaagcatccaactcttggttttcactcagatctcacaactcatgagatcgagccctgctttaggctctgcactgacagtgtactGAAGTctacttggattctctctttctctctctctctctgtctctgccctcccctgcttgcacatcctctcactctctctttctcaaaataaataaacaaacatttttttaaaaatcatggaatGATGGCAGTATGGTATATAATCAGAAACAcagaataataaattaaaatattagactCCATTTTAAGTATGTTTCCAAGATTTAGAAAGCAAAGCAAATCTCCTTTGCCATGTGATGTCTCTGTTCTTCCATGGGTTTTCCTGTGCAAACTATCTCAAAACCTTCAGTCTCTCAATGAGTTATCAGATTGTCTGGCATTCACTTAAGGCAAAGGCATCATTTAAATGTTAAGACAGTCCTTGTTCTATTCTTGTTAGCCTGTGAAAATTGTAACATCTAACAATTTCTATTAACTTTATGTTGGTTTTATATTGGTCATAATAGGATCcagaaaatgtttacattatGAGGATTTTAAAGATTACCATCTAAAGAAAACACAtgtggggcacttggctggctcagtcaatagagcatgtgactcttgatctcagggtcatgagttcaagctccacattggttgtggagcctacttaaaaatataatttaaaaaataaaacacattggcATAAACACTTATTTGCTATCCAAATTCCATTCTCCACACTTAGGGAGCCCAAGTTTGTGTGGGGTGGCAATGTACCCAGCTGAAAATACCCCATTTCCCAATGTCCCTTGCAGCCAATAATGGTGATGAGATACAATTCTGACCAATGAGATGCAGGCAGAGCCTCTGGGGACAGTGTTCCTTctgaaatgaaaaggcagagagagaccaggagaAAGCACTTCACCCTTCAGCCTTCACTGTTATTCCTGCCTGGAGTATAAGTATGAGAACTGGAGATGCAGCAAACATGCTGAGACCAAGTGGAGACAAGCAGGAAGGTGAAGGGCACCATGCTGAGAGTGGAGTAGAGGAAAGAAATCACTTGGGTTCCGATGGTGCTTCTGTGTCCTGGCTGCTGCTCCCAGACCTTTTGTATATGAGACGAGTAATGCGCTGCAGCTCAGTTAGGTGGCATTCTGTAATTCCAGCCCAATGGGATCCTAACTGATATGACATGCTTTTAAATTATCATGGACAACATGTGGACTACCATAGACACCATTTGAGGAAAAACTGTGTTAGGTTCTTCTAGTGCTAAATGCTAATCCGTATTATACTCATTGTATACTCACTTATGATTTgttgcatgtatgtatgcatgcccTCTCTTTAGTGAATGTGTACAGCTCATCCCATCGTGTGAGTCCTGCCCTCCTCAGCTAATCCtcctattttctttataaaatccaGTATTGAGAGGAATACTTTAGGTATTGTTTAGGAGTGGTGCCAAATCCAGATGACCCCAAGTGGCACATGCTATTACTATACTACCCAGATTAAGAAGACCAGGCAAGCACATACCTTACAGAATTATGCCTGAACAGGATTTATGCCTGTTTGGGCATGCCACCCCTCACAAAAATGTCTGTGAATGTACATTCTGGTCCAGTAACCTGTCTTTACAAACAAGAACGTTTGTGAAGTTATCCAGCAATATTGATTCAGCATTCTCCCTACAGAAGTGTTGTGTGATACCTTAGTAAACACATAATTATTTCTCAAATCTAGCCATGAccatttctgtgatttatttacAACTTTTCTCTGTAGTCTCTATATGTCACCATATTTACTTCCCTTATGGAGTGATAACAAGCTGAGCTTATCtttatgttttgatttatttgttctctgtcttcttccGCTAGAATCTCAGTTCCTTGAGAAAGAATAGGCATTCAGTAATCACTGTACTTCATTAATCCTAAGATGCACATTCTTCCCCATTGCATATAGTTTAATATGGAGTCTAACATGGAAATGTGTCTTACCA contains the following coding sequences:
- the LOC111560580 gene encoding LOW QUALITY PROTEIN: protein PBMUCL2-like (The sequence of the model RefSeq protein was modified relative to this genomic sequence to represent the inferred CDS: inserted 2 bases in 1 codon; deleted 2 bases in 1 codon; substituted 1 base at 1 genomic stop codon), translating into MKRRNCSATSLLLLLLLLLGGSELGEXINFEEDAKAPGPAETGVGIRGEKRSWDSGRASREQSYGIRTSQNVSTKDPVGSPDDSQTKEKYTSDNLRTIEDYTTEHVVTPEDYTSTQGTPRTLPLDLGTTEDYTIVDPKTTKGYTTVDLRATQDSTSVDSETTEDSTXLDLGTTDYYTTVDPGTTENYGTVDPETTENYTTTGPGTTDCRPRTTKDYSTVDLGTTDDYFTEDLRVTKCYFTTDLGSTKEYFTADPGTTEEYITDDLATSEDHVIEGPGITEDYTTKHLDILEDYISSGLGAASSTPLNIQTLVLREQI